Proteins found in one Podarcis muralis chromosome 5, rPodMur119.hap1.1, whole genome shotgun sequence genomic segment:
- the LOC144327778 gene encoding endogenous retrovirus group 3 member 1 Env polyprotein-like — MWVGLAEMVANVANRTNCLVCSLGPDDSEGGMPLLPIPLDAIGMVSEIPHQTELQNFHGWNSTKPLRVIPVQGEFCVHKSSDAADSIMIGSSHCHYTWDYFKNSHTWAHGTTYRTRNTLPCAPPFIHAWKVVWNITVTEKGNLTYCTVNSLPLLIFRLLYSTYQKPQTRWLWWICGEWAYKKLPSKWSGTCFLGWVLPPMWIMPTNLAKRTRRNADISHIAGGSTQSWSGTDDWPPERIIAYYDPASWNPGELIQGARDPIYNLNRIIRLQAVVELVTNATAQSLRLIAQQLDESRAAILQLKMGMDYVLAKQGGLCGVLNLTGNACCFNISDNGEAIRVLATKMENIAHVPV; from the coding sequence atgtgggtaggtttagctgaaatggtagccaatgttgcaaataggaccaattgccttgtttgctctcttgggccagatgattcagagggaggtatgcccttattaccgataccattagatgccattggtatggtaagcgaaataccacaccaaacagaattacagaatttccacggatggaactcaactaaaccattacgagttatacctgtacaaggggaattctgtgtacataaatcatcagatgcagctgattctatcatgataggctcttctcattgtcactatacttgggattattttaagaatagtcatacctgggcacacggtactacctatcgaactcggaataccttgccctgtgcacctccttttattcatgcatggaaagtggtatggaacataactgtgacagaaaaaggcaatctaacatactgcactgtgaactctctacctcttttgatatttcgccttctgtactccacgtaccaaaaacctcagacccgatggttgtggtggatatgtggagaatgggcatacaagaaactcccttccaaatggagtgggacttgtttcctgggatgggtattaccaccaatgtggattatgcctactaatttggccaagcgtacacgaagaaacgctgatatttctcatatagcaggaggaagtacccaaagttggagcggtactgatgattggccaccagagcgcattatagcctattatgatcctgcctcctggaatcctggtgagctcatacaaggggcacgggatcctatctataatctaaacagaataattcgattgcaagcagtagtggaacttgtaaccaatgcaacggcccagagtttgagacttattgcacaacagttggatgaaagtagagccgccattttgcagctgaaaatgggaatggattatgtacttgccaagcagggaggtctatgtggagtcttgaacttgacagggaatgcctgttgctttaacatttctgataatggtgaggcaatccgtgtgttggctacaaagatggagaatatagcacatgtcccagtataa